The window CTACAGTTGTCATATATTACTGtgttggaaatttctgaaagatattatcttcttttttttagtcgaacttgatatgaaattactgttgagtgttaaatgttgaacatgaaagcatgccctaaatcttatgttggaaattaatgtaattggactcagctgtgaagctcgtcgctatcttcagctctttatttagtattgttacttgctgagttagttgtactcatactacaccctgcacctcgtgtgcagatctaggtacctccAAACATGGCAGTTGCTAGATTTTCGGAGCTTTATCtgtggagactatcgaggtagcttctTGGCATCTGCAGACCTTGACGCTCTTCTGTTCAGTTGTTGTACTGTTCTACatttttcagacagtatttttttATCAGCCAGacattgttatcatttagatgctcatgtactcagtgacatcggattttgggaaTATATCTTATGTCagtaatttgtgagatttttctatGGAAATTCAAatgttatgatttcaaacttaagagaaaatgTGGCTTATTGAAGTTGTCGGCTtccctagtattgagataggcgccatcacgacaggttagaattttgggtcgtgacatgggtCTTCCTTTACCACTAAAAAATATGATTCCATTTTATTTCTAATTATTCGGATACGGCAGGGACCACAAAATTTAATTAACGAGGCTTCCTATTATGGACTTAATTCGAAATATCTGAATTAATGctaccataataaattatgaattatttcactaaaaattcGAAACTACACTCCTcagttcaatttcgaaattcttccattaaaccttatttaactccccatgttaagattcagatactaatcaaataaataaattactgacaatttaattcattgattatttcttttagactttcgcttaacttatttcatgtgactGATACAAAATTCACCTGCAAGGTTTATACataaaaacttataagctttcataaatgTGTATTATCAATCTCTAGACCGAGACATGGATTCGATCAACTAACAATTACTTCACCAATGTATATCATTATTGAATTTACTAAGCATATTGATCCACAAAAGAAtctttttaataaattaaaacaataaataatatacaaaactaataataaatatatcaagattaagagtataagtacgttTAGTGGCTAGAGAtgttattttattatgttattataaaatacttatctctacttggtccgttcaatacatacaaaatgtactagcacaagaagtaggaattaaaccattcccataatcaagataaattatatttaatcttgtgctacaatcattcgtgatggtttgtccaatttcatcattagattgtgaacataaTCTTTATATTTAAAAGAatcgatgatttaatcttccgtgtataagctaaagtctatacactaaatcatcagctatataagtaaaggacacagaggaatatatgatctatttaaaattttattaaaattgaatacacaattttttcacaataaatactATTTCCAAACCAAATCCatgcagaggcggatccaggattttaaGACCATGGGTGCACCACGATATTTGTCATGATATCAAGAGATGTAATTTTTTTTTAGTGTTTTATGACATATTAATAATTTTGCATATTATTAAAAGAGATAAACAATAATCTTGCTAATCTAAATTTGTGTTTGTcattaatattattaattataatctGACAATCATTACATAATATTTGTCTTAAcataaaattcaaaataaaaaggaaaagtaGAATGCTAATGAAAATTTAATACTATAAAAATTGAGACTTATGCAAATTTTGTGGCCAAAAGAAGCATGAAAATATCAAAACTCTTCTAGAGCATATGTTGGAATTCAAATATGTTTAAGCAATAATTTGgaataaaaatatttaagcaaGTCTCATCATGAACTTAAATCTTATTGTCACATACATTATTTATAATAAAACTAATTTATAGTGGTTCAAGATAAAGACAAAGATTAATGGAAGTAATCCATAGTTTAATCTCTGACTCCTTAAGTTATTGTTTATCATGAAAATTTGGAGGAGATAAAAAAGAAAACATGATAAGAAgggaataaaaatagaattaaaacaaaaaaagagCTCCGAAATACAAACTAAATACATGGTATTATATTAATGTGTGTCCATGGGGTCTCGACGGGAGGCACCAATACCAAAATTTGAGCATGGGTACCATCTACTCTATATGGCTAAACCATTGAAAATTTATACAGAAAAATCTGCTTTTACTTGGCAAGAGAATGGGTGCACGTGCCCCTTGTTTCCTATCATAGATACGCCTCTAAAtacatggttaatagtatatatctcAAGTGACCTCGTGTGGATATATTTATTCATGCAGGAAGTGCTTGTTTTggtgttggttttgattttaagtGGAGTAGAGAAATTtgtaaaaggaaaaaagaaagggAACGTCAAGTTAGTGTGTCGCTAGTAGTGGATCAAGCTAATTTCCATTTAGAGCTAGCAGAATCAGTAGTGCTTAATACAAGTGACGGTGGGAAATTAAAAATAAGAGCAACTTGATGCATAAGGCATACCGTATTTATGTAGGGTCCGAGAAAGAGTTGCATCCAAAGAATGTGATATAGACCACAAACAACTTACCCTAGTGCGTGGCTGCTTCCCCAACTTTACCGTTGCTTAAAATCAAAATACAAGGAAATAAATATACGAAATGGAGTCCCAGAAGCTCAAATTATTTGTTGACGTTGCTGAGGCATTATAGTGTACtgaaaatatgaaaaacaaaTTCTCTTCCAGATTTTGATTATAAAATATACTATATGAGGGCTGCCCGTACTATGCACGAGCCCAATAGAGTCACTATAGGAATCCATGATAACGTATCAAAAAAATACATGTGTTCTACTCTTGTTTACACTTTACGCCATAAACAAATAGACTTACATATCCTGATTGATGACTATCATATATTGTATTACAACGACTTTGCACTACTGAAAAATGTTGGCTCCCTCGTATTTGTGCTCAACAATTAAAAGAAGTTACATTATAAAACATCGTCGAAGTTTCGGTCAAAATAAACATGTGCAATTGTTTTCAATAGATCTTGAGTATTAATTTACTACAGGAGTCAACTGTTTCTATATATCGTCTTTCAATGCTATTCACGAGAATACAAAAGAACAAGGAGCATATAAGCTTCCAACAATATATCCAATATAGAAggaagataaaaataaataaaaagggaagaagaagatgaaagaaAATAAAGTCAGACAAGAAGGGGCTTTTTTGTACTCACGTTGGTTGCACATGAAGCTTCCGTTCATTTTGACAGATTATTATTGGATGTCATCACTTTTTAGGGCTAAAAACCAAAATGATAAGCTTTTATGATATATTAAGGACCAGTTCGTGTTATATATGAGGACCAAATGAATCCAAAGCACATACATTTgggaccattttgatcattttaAACTAGTGTTTACATATATGTGTTCCACACGTGGACCAAACCTTGATTTCCTCGAACCAAATTAGAAACAATAAGAAGACTCATTCTTCTACTATATCCAATCACTGCAACGTGGGCTAAAAACCAAAATGATAAGCTTTTATGATATATTAAGGACCTTTTCCTTAGGTGTTATTTATGAGGACCAAATGAATCCAAAGCACATACATTTgggaccattttgatcattttaAACTAGTGTTTACATAAATATGTTCCACACGTGGACCAAACCTTGATTTCCTCGAACCAAATTAGAAACAATAAGAAGACTCATTCTTCTACTATATCCAATCACTGCAACGTGGGCTAAAACCCCAGAAGTATGTTTTAATCCGTAAAGATCCATTTATTGAAACAGTCAAGCAGGCCCCACAACGAATAAAACATTTTTCAGTTCGTTTCACATGCTCACTCACTTCCGTGTGCGTGTCCATGTATTCACGTGATTTCCTTCTTCTCTCCTCATAATCCAAATCTATAAAAACACTTTAGATTTAACGTACACCCTAAAACTTTCAGCAGTACTTAGCACATACCACAAATAATTACAAGAAACTCAACAATTTGGCGCCTTATTAAGTAATGAATAATTCAAGCACTTCAATTAGAGTGGCAGTTTCCGATGAAGAACATATCAATATATTAGCGTTGAGGAAACCCAAGAAGCGAGCGGGAAGGAAGAAGTTCAAAGAAACTCGGCACCCAGTGTACAGGGGAGTGAGAAGGAGGAACAACGACAAGTGGGTTTGCGAACTGCGCGAGCCCAGCAAACAGAAGCGAATATGGTTGGGAAGTTACCCAACCGCAGAAATGGCTGCGCGCGCTCATGACGTAGCTGCATTGGCACTTAGAGGACAGCTGGCCACTTTAAACTTCGCAGACTCCGCTTGGCGGTTGCAAGTGCCGGCATCAAAGGATCCCAAGGACTTGCGCCAAGCGGCTGCAAAAGCAGCAGAGGTGTTCTGGCCAGGAGAGGAAGCTGATGTTAATTCTAGAGGAGCCGCTAATACTGGCAATGGCAATGAGGAAATGAAGGTGGCATCACAAGAAGAGAACGCAGCGTATAATTGCACGCAGAATATTGTGACTGCAGAAAATGTTTTGTATAGCAACTCATGCAGTGAAGTGGGAATGCTAGGGACGCAAGAATGGCAGGCATACATGGAAGAAAGGAGTTTGTTATCACCAAATCCTTGCTGTTTAGGGAGTTGTTTCAGCTGGGATGATGATATGGAAAGTGATGTTGAGGT is drawn from Nicotiana tomentosiformis chromosome 12, ASM39032v3, whole genome shotgun sequence and contains these coding sequences:
- the LOC104085669 gene encoding dehydration-responsive element-binding protein 1F-like, producing the protein MNNSSTSIRVAVSDEEHINILALRKPKKRAGRKKFKETRHPVYRGVRRRNNDKWVCELREPSKQKRIWLGSYPTAEMAARAHDVAALALRGQLATLNFADSAWRLQVPASKDPKDLRQAAAKAAEVFWPGEEADVNSRGAANTGNGNEEMKVASQEENAAYNCTQNIVTAENVLYSNSCSEVGMLGTQEWQAYMEERSLLSPNPCCLGSCFSWDDDMESDVEVSLWSYSV